GAAGACGAGCGAGTTCCCGCAGCTGGGGAGGTTTGCGATCAGAGATATGGGTCAGACCGTCGCTGCTGGCATGTGCATCGACGTGGAGAAGAAGTGATCCTATCTCCTCTCTTTCCATTTTCTGGTTTTTATGATGGCACAAAAAGTGAAGATTTTCTTGTATGGGGCTGACCGCAAGAAGATCGAGCAGGTCTGCCAGCAGATCAAGACCATCTCCCAGAAGACGGGGGTGGCGATGAGCGGTCCCATACCGCTCCCCACGAAGAAGATCGTCGTTCCGTGCAGGAAGAGCCCGGACGGGGAGGGATCCGAAACCTGGGATAGATGGGAGCTGAGAATCCACAAGAGGCTCGTCTTCCTCGACGCCGATGACAGAAGGGCCCTCATGCAGGTCATGAGGATTCCCTATCCAGACGGCGTGCACATAGAGATCGAGCTGAGGTCGTAGTTCACGCAGAACAGTATCCGCTTTTTTCTCAAAATCGCAAGGCGCCGAGCACTGCGAAAACATTCGAAAGGTCACCGCAATAACCAATGGGGGGCTACCAAACGAGTTGCAGAGGAGGGGCCTGCACTTTAACGCAGTACTCGACATTTGCTGGATGCGGTTGCCTTTCCGGCAGCTCCTCATTATAACTACATACGAACTACTATTAAACTCTATCTGCGTGACGGGAACCACTGCTGGGTCAGCTGTCCCCGCCCCAGATCGGACCTGCGGGAACCTGGAGAAAAGGTTTTTAAGCTGCCCTCGCACTAAAGCGCGAAAAGGGCCGGTAGATCAG
The sequence above is drawn from the Candidatus Thermoplasmatota archaeon genome and encodes:
- the rpsJ gene encoding 30S ribosomal protein S10 gives rise to the protein MMAQKVKIFLYGADRKKIEQVCQQIKTISQKTGVAMSGPIPLPTKKIVVPCRKSPDGEGSETWDRWELRIHKRLVFLDADDRRALMQVMRIPYPDGVHIEIELRS